Proteins encoded in a region of the Streptomyces liliiviolaceus genome:
- the pdxT gene encoding pyridoxal 5'-phosphate synthase glutaminase subunit PdxT: MSTTPVIGVLALQGDVREHLIALAAADAVARPVRRPEELAEVDGLIVPGGESTTISKLAVLFGLMEPLRARVRDGLPVYGSCAGMIMLADKILDPRSGQETIGGIDMIVRRNAFGRQNESFEAKVDVTGIEGDAVEGLFIRAPWVESVGAEAEVLAEYGGHIVAVRQGNALATSFHPELTGDHRVHALFVDMVRATRTAAS, encoded by the coding sequence ATGAGCACCACCCCCGTCATAGGCGTCCTGGCCCTCCAGGGCGACGTACGGGAGCACCTCATCGCCCTGGCCGCGGCGGACGCCGTGGCCAGGCCGGTGCGGCGCCCCGAGGAACTCGCCGAGGTCGACGGACTGATCGTCCCCGGCGGTGAGTCCACCACCATCTCCAAACTGGCCGTCCTCTTCGGCCTCATGGAGCCCCTTCGCGCGCGCGTGCGGGACGGTCTGCCCGTCTACGGCAGCTGCGCGGGCATGATCATGCTCGCCGACAAGATCCTCGACCCGCGCTCGGGCCAGGAGACCATCGGCGGCATCGACATGATCGTGCGCCGCAACGCCTTCGGACGGCAGAACGAATCCTTCGAGGCGAAGGTCGACGTGACGGGCATCGAGGGCGATGCTGTGGAGGGACTCTTCATCCGGGCCCCCTGGGTGGAATCGGTGGGCGCGGAGGCCGAGGTACTGGCCGAGTACGGCGGTCACATCGTCGCCGTACGCCAGGGCAACGCGCTCGCCACGTCGTTCCATCCGGAACTGACCGGCGACCACCGCGTGCACGCGCTCTTCGTCGACATGGTGCGCGCGACCCGGACAGCGGCGTCCTAG